Proteins from a single region of Hydra vulgaris chromosome 12, alternate assembly HydraT2T_AEP:
- the LOC124816331 gene encoding uncharacterized protein LOC124816331, which translates to MLFIQTLLMFCFLFQTEQYAIENNSVNNSYISLHSEVAPTSSPAVAVLGKKICDCDIHEKCYVKLCNQKNEVDSNLKYKTTLDDLKRLFTSELHSLKFEMDLKLTIDKPNKRDQLPPDARGDQSPPDARGDQLPPDARGDQLPPNARGDQLPPDARGDQLPPDARGDQSPPNARGDQLPPDARGDQSPPDARGDQLPPDARGDQLPPDARGDQLPPDARGDQLPPDARGDQLPPDGRGDHKTNKNRENTLEKRIQWLLSL; encoded by the exons ATGTTGTTTATACAAACCTTGTTAATGTTCTGTTTTTTGTTTCAGACTGAGCAATATGCAATCGAAAATAATAGCGTAAATAACTCCTATATAAGTTTACATTCAGAAGTAGCTCCCACATCGTCTCCAGCAGTAGcag ttcTTGGTAAGAAAATATGTGATTGTGATATCCATGAAAAATGTTACGTGAAACTATGCAACCAAAAGAATGAAGTTGATTCAAACTTAAAGTATAAAACAACGTTAGATGATCTAAAACGTTTATTTACCAGTGAGTTACATTCACTCAAATTTGAAATGGATTTAAAGTTGACCATCGATAAACCAAATAAAAGAGATCAACTACCACCAGATGCTCGTGGAGATCAATCTCCACCAGACGCTCGTGGAGATCAATTGCCACCAGACGCTCGTGGAGATCAATTGCCACCAAACGCTCGCGGAGATCAATTGCCACCAGACGCTCGCGGAGATCAATTGCCTCCAGACGCTCGTGGAGATCAATCGCCACCAAACGCTCGTGGAGATCAATTACCACCAGATGCCCGTGGAGATCAATCTCCACCAGACGCTCGTGGAGATCAATTACCACCAGATGCTCGTGGAGATCAATTGCCACCAGACGCTCGTGGAGATCAATTGCCCCCAGATGCTCGTGGAGATCAATTGCCACCAGACGCTCGTGGAGATCAATTGCCACCAGATGGTCGAGGAGATcataaaactaacaaaaatcGTGAAAATACTTTGGAAAAAAGGATTCAGTGGCTACTCTCTTTGtaa